gcgaagtgatccggaatcagGACGCCACAgggcggatcgcgaagtgggcgctcgagcttatggaccagggcatcacctacgcccctcggacagccatcaagtcccaggtactcgccgactTTGTCACGGAATGGACAGAGATCCAGATGCCATCAGCACCAAAGAAGTAGGAGTACtagacgatgtacttcgacgagtCACTGATGAAAGCTCACGCTGGAGCGGGCCTAGTTTTCGTCTCCCCCCTCGGTGTACGTATAAGGTACATGATCCGTCTCCATTTTCCCGCGTCTAACAACGTCGCCGAGTACAAGGCTCTTCTCAATGGGCTttgcatcgccatcgagctgggcatccatCGGCTGGACATTCGAGGCGACTCTTAGCTAGTCGTCGAGcatgtcatgaaggagtggagctgccacgatcCCAAGATGGCGGCGTATTGCAACGATGTCCGCCGGCTTGAGGACAAGTTCAACGGTCAGGAACTCAACCACATCGCGAGAcgcttcaacgaggcagctgacGAGCTAGCAAAGGCAGCGTCTGGCTGGAAGCCAGTCCCCGACGGCGCCTTTATCAGTGACCAGTATAAGTCCTCGATCCGCTACGAGGAGtcgggagaggtcggcaacgcgccacctgtcccggactcggGAGCTGACCCTTCCGACCCCGAGGTTATGGAGATCGACACAGATCCAGCAGAGGGGGCTGACCccccgcctgactggagagcTTTGTACCTCGATTACCTCATCCACGAGCTGCTCCCGGCGGACAAGACAGAGGCGCGAAGGATCGCCCACCGTGCCAAAaccttcgtcatcatcgaccaaGAGCTCTACAGGCGGAGCCATACCGGCATCCTGCAACGCTACATCCCGATTGAGCAAGGAAAGGCGTTactccaggacatccacgccggagcctgcggccaccacgccgcactaagaaccctcgtcgggaacgccttccgacaaggcttctactggtcgacggcggtcgccgacgccacccgcaTGGTGCacacctgcgaagggtgccaattcttcgcacGACAAACTCATCTGCCCGCccaggcactccagaccatccccatcacatggcctttcgcggtctggggtctggatctcgtcgggccaTTCAAGAAGgcacccgggggcttcacccacctgctcgtcaccgtcgacaagttctcaaagtggatcgaggctcGACCCATCGTgcagatcaagtccgagcaggcggtgcaattattcaccgacatcatccatcgcttcggagtccccaactccatcatcatggagaacggcacgcagttcagcaggaagaaattcctcaagttctgcgatgatcaccacatccgagtggactggtcggccatAGCACATCCCCGCACAAACGGACAGGTTGAGcgggccaatggcatgatactccagggtctcaagccacggatcttcaaCCGCCTCAATAAGTTTGGCAGccgatgggttgcggagctccccgcagtcctatggagcctgaggacaacccccagcaGGGCAACCGGCTTCACCACGTTCTTCGTGGTctatgggtccgaggcaatcctccccaccgacctaAAGTATGGGTCGCCGAGGTTCAGAGCGTACGACAAACGAGGGAACAAGCATCCCTCGTGGACGTGCAAGACTAGCTTGAGGAAGCGTGAGACAGGGCCTTGCTGCACTCGGCCAGGTACCAGCAAGCTTTGCGATGGTATCATAGCCGTAAGGTACGGGGTTgggccttcaacgtcggcgacctaGTGCTTCGCCTCGTCCAAGAAAACAGAGGttggcacaagctgacccctccatgggaaggtcctttcgtCATTGCGTAAGTACTGCGGCCGGGCACATACAAGCTAGTGACCCCCAATGGGCAGGTCTTCACCAACTCTTGGAACATCGAACAGCTAAGACGTTTCTACCCTTAGTTATTatttccaagtttgtacatacatacttctgtCATCCTTTAGTTTGTGAAAAAGGGGCTGTTTTGAGTTGCCTTCGCTAAAGTTTCGTcccaagcttagggatatccgacactggctctgccccagggtcgcatatcccttgGGGGCTGTCAAGGGCTCCGGCCCAAGACACTCGGCGTCctctcaaaacaccattttttccaaaccgaccctcttcctaaacgtttgggAGCGAAAAGAGAGGAGTGCGCGAACGACGCTTGGGTAAGACCGATCGGACTGCGAGAAACCCatgccccagcggctacggtgcgtTCGCTCATCGGCGCTTCCTGACGCGTTCGACCCGCACTCTgaactttccaaacccaaaaaacagaaagaggatcgaaaactttttcGAAAAATTACACAAATagaaaggcctctgtggccATCGCAAGAGCAAGTTCAAAATTACTTAACttatttacatatttttgggCAACTTGGCCCGATACAGGTAACTCGTCCCCGGATCCTCTggcgggatggcctcatcctccaggagccaggccaaggcctccgctggaTTGAGCACCGATGcatcaatctcgtccagctcagcctcggagtagccggaggcgtaccccccgctcatcgcGTCGAAGTTGATGTTGGagtagtgagagccgaagatgCCGAAGGCCCACCTCACGCCGACATGGAGCGCCTCCTGAGCAATTTCATGGGCCCGCTGGTAcgccccgaggacacgagccgccagCGTGCTCGTCCCCTCCTCTTGGACTACACTAAGGTCCTCGCAGATGATGCAAACAGCGTCCCGCAGGTTGGCATGCTCGACGTGTTCCGCATTGGCGGCGTCCCTCAACCGGGCGAAGTCACCCTCAAGTCCTGTCCAAAAAAGGccgccaagtcagaaaccagcGCAACGCTGCAAGCAAGAGGACAACGAAAGCCTTACCCTCAGATTGGACTCTCAGCAGACGTTCCCGGTCGAGCCCTTGGGACACAGCGGTCTGAAGCTCCTGCACCTGTGACTGGAGCCGACCGACCTCTGCCCCAAGGTCGGCcaccaccttctcggcctcagCCTTCTGGCCCGCCTCGAGGTTGCGCTCCTGCCGAGCTGTGTGTCGCTCGTGCCAGATGCGCTCGACAgttttctgaagggcctcatgctccttcctcaaccatgcaagctcctcggcatcacgATGGACTTTCTCAGCAGTGGCCCGGAGCTTGTCCTCCGCCCTCCACGCGCCTTCCTGCGCCTCCTTCTCCCACGCTCGTAGGTCTGCGGCATTCTGTTGGGCGGCGGTGAACTGCCCggtcagctccccggtccgctgCATCTCCATGGCAAAGCGCTCCAAGACCTCCTCCTCACGCCGGAGGAACTCGGACTTCCTCcggctgcattcctggagggcctgcAGAACGATTCACGCTCAAGAATggagaaatgaaagaaaaataaccacCAAAGAGAACACCGTACCTGACCGGCGGGAACAACAACACCATCAAACT
Above is a genomic segment from Setaria viridis chromosome 4, Setaria_viridis_v4.0, whole genome shotgun sequence containing:
- the LOC117853474 gene encoding uncharacterized protein codes for the protein MAAYCNDVRRLEDKFNGQELNHIARRFNEAADELAKAASGWKPVPDGAFISDQYKSSIRYEESGEVGNAPPVPDSGADPSDPEVMEIDTDPAEGADPPPDWRALYLDYLIHELLPADKTEARRIAHRAKTFVIIDQELYRRSHTGILQRYIPIEQGKFVKKGLF